The following proteins come from a genomic window of Thermoleophilaceae bacterium:
- a CDS encoding phosphoribosylaminoimidazolesuccinocarboxamide synthase, whose product MSTLLSQGKVRDIYEAGDERLLMVASDRISTYDAVHPTPVPDKGKVLTGVSAFWFAKTEDICPNHVVSCTDGVPADARGRGMLVERLEMVQVECVVRGYITGSGWKDYQAGGAICGIELPPGLRESEQLPEPIFTPATKADVGDHDENVDFDRAARIIGDRGLLEQLRDLSIAIYTRASEHARERGIILADTKFEFGRRPDGTIVLGDEVLTPDSSRFWPAEGYESGHGQPSFDKQFVRDWATASGWDKTPPAPPIPDDVIEGTRARYLEAYELITGEPFSAWLERSA is encoded by the coding sequence GTGAGCACGCTCCTCTCCCAGGGCAAGGTCCGCGACATCTACGAGGCCGGGGACGAGCGCCTGCTGATGGTCGCGTCGGACCGGATCTCGACCTACGACGCCGTGCATCCCACGCCGGTGCCGGACAAGGGCAAGGTGCTCACGGGCGTGTCCGCCTTCTGGTTCGCCAAGACCGAGGACATCTGCCCCAACCACGTCGTCTCCTGCACGGACGGCGTCCCGGCCGACGCCCGCGGGCGCGGAATGCTCGTGGAGCGGCTCGAGATGGTGCAGGTCGAGTGCGTGGTGCGCGGCTACATCACCGGCTCGGGCTGGAAGGACTACCAGGCCGGCGGGGCGATCTGCGGCATCGAGCTGCCGCCCGGCCTGCGGGAGTCCGAGCAGCTGCCGGAGCCCATCTTCACCCCCGCGACCAAGGCCGACGTGGGCGACCACGACGAGAACGTGGACTTCGATCGCGCGGCCCGGATCATCGGTGACCGTGGCCTGCTCGAGCAGCTGCGCGACCTCTCCATCGCCATCTACACGCGCGCCTCCGAGCACGCGCGCGAGCGCGGCATCATCCTCGCGGACACGAAGTTCGAGTTCGGCCGCCGCCCCGACGGCACCATCGTCCTCGGCGACGAGGTGCTCACGCCCGACTCCTCGCGCTTCTGGCCGGCCGAGGGCTACGAGTCCGGCCACGGCCAGCCCTCCTTCGACAAGCAGTTCGTGCGCGACTGGGCCACGGCGTCGGGCTGGGACAAGACGCCGCCCGCGCCGCCCATCCCCGACGACGTCATCGAGGGCACCCGCGCGCGTTACCTCGAGGCGTACGAGCTCATCACCGGCGAGCCGTTCAGCGCCTGGCTGGAGCGCAGTGCATGA
- a CDS encoding EamA family transporter codes for MSALIGRMPSRFMVPAALATVYVVWGSTYLAIRVMVETIPPLLGAGLRFVVAGGIFYALLAARGDRQRLRITRGQLAGCALIGCLLLFGGNGLVTIAEQDVPSGLAALLVASEPLWVVLLRAGAREPMSKKTVASVVLGFTGVALLVLPGDRPDGATLGGVLLVVLAAALWAVGSFWSRRVKLPEDVFLSTAVQMLCGGGAMVIVGLLAGEAGDVHPSTISLDSALAFAYLLTIGSLLAFTAYVWLLQNAPISTVSTYAYVNPVIAIFLGWAILSEEITAFVLGGAAVIVASVAVVVREESGPVEEPVGVAGEQSVAARR; via the coding sequence ATGTCGGCGTTGATCGGACGGATGCCCTCGCGCTTCATGGTGCCCGCGGCGCTGGCCACGGTCTACGTGGTGTGGGGCTCGACCTACCTCGCGATCCGCGTCATGGTCGAGACGATCCCGCCGCTGCTGGGCGCCGGCCTGCGCTTCGTCGTGGCGGGCGGGATCTTCTACGCGCTGCTGGCTGCGCGCGGCGACCGGCAGCGGCTGCGAATCACCCGCGGACAGCTCGCCGGCTGCGCGCTCATCGGCTGCCTGCTGCTGTTCGGCGGCAACGGGCTCGTGACGATCGCCGAGCAGGACGTGCCTTCGGGCCTGGCCGCGCTACTCGTGGCGTCGGAGCCGCTCTGGGTCGTCCTGCTCCGCGCGGGCGCGCGCGAGCCGATGTCGAAGAAGACGGTCGCCAGCGTCGTCCTCGGCTTCACCGGGGTGGCGCTCCTCGTCCTGCCGGGTGACCGGCCCGACGGCGCCACCCTCGGCGGGGTGCTCCTGGTGGTGCTGGCGGCCGCGCTCTGGGCGGTCGGCTCGTTCTGGTCGCGGCGGGTGAAGCTGCCCGAGGACGTCTTCCTCTCGACCGCCGTGCAGATGCTCTGCGGCGGCGGCGCCATGGTCATCGTCGGCCTGCTGGCGGGCGAGGCCGGCGACGTGCATCCGTCGACGATCTCGCTGGACTCCGCACTCGCGTTCGCATACCTGCTCACCATCGGATCGCTGCTCGCGTTCACCGCGTACGTCTGGCTGCTCCAGAACGCGCCGATCTCGACCGTGTCCACGTACGCGTACGTGAACCCGGTGATCGCGATCTTCCTCGGCTGGGCGATCCTGTCGGAGGAGATAACGGCGTTCGTACTCGGCGGCGCCGCGGTGATCGTGGCCTCCGTCGCGGTGGTGGTGAGGGAGGAATCCGGGCCGGTGGAGGAGCCGGTCGGGGTGGCCGGCGAGCAATCGGTGGCAGCGCGCAGGTGA